Within the Candidatus Atribacteria bacterium ADurb.Bin276 genome, the region TTTAAAACCAGAATGGCTGAGGATTCGCTCGCCATCCCTTCCTATGAATTGAAAAATCATGATATCTCGTAAGTACCATTCCAGTTGTGAAAAGATTTCAATTATTTTATCTTTATTTTCAATAAACCAGGAACCAAGTGAAAAAATTTCATTTTCACCCGTAATCCAGTCCCACAAAAAAAACGATTTCTCAATGAGAGGTTGGTTCCCTTCTGCTAAGTCAAATGCATTCCGAAGACGACCCAGTGATTGCTCGGCAATATCTCCAGCTTTTTGGTCGGTAAGATTATATTTTTTCTTGATGAACTTTTTTATACTTTCTTGATTTAATAATTGAAAATGGATCCTTTGACATCGAGAAAGGAGAGTTGGCAATAAAATCTGAACCTGGGAAGTAAGGAGAATTATTATGCTATTCTCTGGAGGTTCTTCAACTGTTTTTAAAAGACAATTTTGTATTTCTTCTTTACTAAATAATTCAGTTGATTCAACAATTCCAATCCGGAATTTCCCATAGACTCTTTGTAGTCCTAAACGAAAAATAAAATCTCGTACATCTTCCACTAAAATTTTATTTTCCCGAGGAGAAAGCAATATGACATCAGGATGGGTTCCAGCGTTGATCAGACGGCAATTTTGGCAAGAGCCACAGGAACCATCATTAGATGGGTGCTCACAATTAAACAACCGGGCAATTTCAAAAGCGAAAGTGGTTTTTCCAATTCCTTCTGGTCCAGAAAAAAGATAAGAATGACTTTGGGATTGGTTTTGAAAAACTCGTTGAAAAAACTGCTTTTGTAATTTATGCCCACAGATCTCTGACCAACTCATCGAATTAAAACCTTTCGTAACGTTCGATGGGAACTTCGAACAATACTCCTCCTCCTCGAATAACTTTTACCTGTTGAGGAACATAAGGTCCGATTGGTTCATTGACCGGAATGGCAGATTCTATATATTCTTCCCGGTGTTCGCACTGACTCCTAATTAAATCAATAACCTCATTTTTTTTTGCTTCGTGGATTCCTATTAAGAGCGTTGTGTTCCCCTCTCGTAAAAATCCGCCAGTAGAAGCCAGCTTGGTAAAAGATATTTGCTTTTCTCTTAGGATATCAACCAGCTTTAAAGCATCTTGATCTCGAACGACACATATTAATAAAGAGGTTGGCTTCACGGCACATTCCTCCTTTTTTTGTCTTGAATAGCCGCTAATACATAATTTTTTATTCTCTCAAAAACAACGTCTTTTGATTCAACAGTAGATATCACCTGAAATCGATTTGGTTCTCCTTCAGCTATTTTAAAAAAACCTCTCCGTATGGAATCTAAAACGTCCTTTTTCTTCATGAATTCCTCTTCAAAACGCAGCTCTTGCGGAGCGGTATGATGAAAGGATCGTCTTAACCCTTCTTCGGGATCGATATCAAGAAGAAGGGTTAAATCAGGCACCAGTCCATTGGTGGCCAAACTATTGAGGTATTGAATCATCTCAACCGACAAACCTCTACCATATCCCTGGTAGGCAATGGTTGAGTCACAAAAACGCACACAGAGAACAATCTTTCCGATTTGTAAGGCTGGCTGAATAACTTGTAAGACATGTTCCCGACGCGAGGCTTCAAAAAGAAAAAGCTCGGTTACAGCATCAACTTCCCCGGTTTGAGGATGAAGAAGAATTGATCGAATTTGATTGCCGATTTCCGTTCCACCTGGTTCAACAGTAAAAAGGACTGGATATCTCTTTTCCTTTAAAAAAGCAAAAAGGTGCTTGGCATGGGTCGATTTTCCTGTTCCTTCTATTCCTTCAAAGGTTATAAACAATCCCGGAAAATGTCTCATCGATTATCATCCAGATTACGTGGATAAATGGTTACCCTGCGAAAAGGCTCCTCACCAATACTCTGGGAGAATAAATTATATCTTTCTGCGATTTTATGTTGAAGTCTTCGGACAAAAGCATTCCGAGGAGTGAGCTCGATTGGTTCGTTTTCTCTCAGGACCTGCCTTGCCGCCTTTTCAGCTTCAATCAAACCGGTTTCTCCTGATTTTTCAAAGCTGTCGGACAAGCCAAAAAGATCTTTGACAAAACGGAGCACTTGGCTATAGGTGTTGCTACGGATAACGTGAACCGGCATCCCTCGATTTTCAGCCTCTCGAAGCCGATTGGTTTTTTTACGATAACGACTCTTCAGAGTTAAAACGATATCGGCTTCATTGATATCTTCAACAACTTCAAGGGTTGCCTTAAGCTGGGTTATAGCTCTTTCCATATAATTTCGACTCACAGCAAAAAGAAATACCCGTAACATTTTTCCTTCTGAGTATTGCGGATGGTTCCAGTCGGATAGGTTGTATACACCCTCGACGGTCTCGAATTCCTCGATTTCTTTAATAACTTCGATGGCACCATCTTTGGTTTTTTTCCTTACTTCCGGACGAGGATCATAGTTCCTTAAAAGGACATCTACCGCTTCGGCAGTATTACGATAGACTCCTAAAATATCTCGATCCCTGAGTTCTACTACTACATCAAAAGTCGGGATTGCCTTCCGTTCTAAAACAGCTTTTTGGGTTCCACGCCGTCTTGATTCTTCATCGCTGAGAATAACCGATTGAATGCCACCCACTAAGTCAGTAAGAGTGGGGTTCAATAAAAGGTTTCGTAAGGAATTACCATGAGCGGTTGCAATCAGTTGAACTCCTCTTTCAGCAATGGTTCGACAGGCCCGGGCTTCTTCTTCACGTCCGATTTCATCAACAATAATGACTTCCGGCATGTGGTTTTCCACGGCTTCAATCATCACATCATGTTGCCTTTCTGGTGATGGTACTTGCATTCGACGGGCTCGCCCAATAGCTGGATGGGGAATATCACCGTCACCAGCTATTTCATTTGAGGTATCGACAACGATGACCCTTTTTTGAAATTCATCGCTTAACACCCGAGCTACCTCTCGAAGTTTGGTGGTTTTGCCAACTCCTGGTGGGCCTAAAAATAAAATGTTTTTCCCTGACACAATGATATCTCGTACGATATCAATGGTACCATACACAGCGCGTCCTACCCGCAAAGTAAGACCTACAACATTCCCAACCCGATTCCGGATGCATGAAATTCGGTGGAGAGTTCTTTCGATCCCGGCTCGGTTATCACGGGTAAACATACCAACCCTACCTAAAGTATATTCAATATCACTTCTTTCAACAGGACTTTCAATTAGAACACAGAAGCCATTGGTAAACCGCGCTTCTGGAGAACGGCCCAAGTCCATAACAATTTCTATCAGTTCATCAGAGTTTTCTTTTTCTTCAAGAGCCTTCAGAATGTGTTCTGGTAAAACTAAAAAAAGTTTATCAAGATTGTCAACTACACCGTAATGATGCTTTTCGTCCATTCGAACTTCACAGTTCCTTCCTACAAGATTTCATTCAGCATTATATCATTAAGGATGTCATTCCCTCTTATGCTGTTTTTTCATTTTTACATTAAAATTAAAAAACTTATCGATCCAAAAAATATCAAGAAGAAATGGTACTTTTTTTCTATTCTCCTTTCCTCTTGGTAAAAGATTATCATTTAGGAATAAAATTCATTCTAAGTTGTTTTAAAAACCTGTATTACTTATCAAATATTAATCCTTTAGGTATAATAAACGGAATGAAAATCTTAGCCGTGAGCGATCATATTGATCCACGAGTTTATAGTAACCTATGTCGGGAGCGTTTTCAGAATGTGAGTTGTGTTATCTCCTGTGGAGACCTTCCCGAGCATTATCTGGATTTTATAGTCAGCTGTCTGAACGTCCCTTTATTCTTTGTTCACGGAAATCATGATCCTTCTGCCGGAAAAAAAAGCTTGGCAGGTGGTTATAATTTAGACGGAAAGGTTATCAATTTTCAAGGGATCCTGCTTGCCGGCTTGGAAGGATCTCTATGGTACAATGGCAATATTCACCAATATTCCCAAAGAGCGATGTATCAAAAATACCTTGCTCTCTTGCCTCAGCTATATTGGGCTAAAATGCGTTATCATCGTTATCTTGACGTTTTAGTCACTCACTCTCCTCCCGGTGGCATTCATGAAAGTGATGATCCAGTTCATAAAGGTTTTAAAGTATTTAATCATATGATTAAAAAATTTCAACCAAGATTCCACCTTCATGGACATACTCATTTATACGACCGAAATCAAAGCTATCAAGACCCTCTTTATCAAACTATAGTAATAAATTGTTATAATTATCGTATTATAGATTTAGGAAGGGGTAAAGATGTCAGAGATTTTTCGATCAGCGGAGTCAAATCGAGAGTTTGATCATCTCTATCGAAAAGGTTTCTTTAAAAAAATTCTTGGTACTCTGAAAAACCACAAAAATCGTTTGCTCCCTTTAAATCAAATTAAAGAAATCATTGGAACTGGAGAAGAACATCATTTGGGCGTGAAAACCGTTGAGGTTGATAAAATAGTCGGGAGTGAAAATCGTTTTGAAGATTTTGATCGAGCTTTTTTGCCATTAAATAAGTTCAATCGGAGAAAATGGACGAGTATTCGCTCCTATTATGAACAACATGAATCTCTACCGGTTATCTCTCTATATAAAATCGGTGATTATTATTTTGTCCGAGATGGTCATAATCGAGTTTCAGTAGCAAAAAATTCCGGGCAACTCTATATTGATGCTGAGGTAATAGAAATCAACATCCCGAAAGTACGCTTCAATTCATCTTCTCCTGAATACTATTTTTTAAAGTTAGAAGAACAGATGTTTCGGGAGAAAACCGGCTTACAAAATATCCAAATTACTCTTCCCGGTGGGTATCGAGAAATACTCAAGTTAATTCAATGTTTCCAATGTTCTGAGTGTCCAAATAATCAAAGTACTCGAGAACAATGCCAAAAAAAAATACCTTGGAAAGTTGCCGTTCAGCAATGGTATCAAAACTGTTATTTCCCGGCTTCTGAAAAAATAGAAAGAAGCGGAATTATGGAGAAATTTAAAGATCGTACTTTAGCTGACCTCTATTTATGGTTTCTCTATAATGCTGAAGCCCTACGCAAGGCAGCTTGTTTTATACCAAGTCGATCTCATCATAAAGCAATTCGAAGAAAACCACAAAATTTCTTTTTTACCAAAGCAAATTTGTAAAAAGTTCCATATCAATATACTATGTCTAAAGTAAAGCGTTCAATATTTTTCTATAATCTCAGCTGGTATTTGAAAGGTTTTTAATTTTTTACAGTAGGATAGCGAAAGATGTCATATCAAAAGTCGAAAAAAGAACAACTTTTAGAAGAAATTCGCCAGGAAGTTAATAGTTGTCATTTGTGCCCGTTAGCCAATAACCGAACCCATACTGTATTTGGTGACGGAAATCCTGATGCAGTTCTCATGTTTATTGGGGAAGGACCCGGAGAGGAAGAGGATCGAACCGGAAGCCCCTTTGTTGGAAGAGCCGGGAAGCTCCTGACCCAAATTTTAAAATCGGTTAATATCACTCGAGAAGAGGTGTTTATCGCTAACATGGTGAAATGCCGACCGCCAGGGAATCGAAATCCGGAATCCCAGGAAATAGATGTCTGCTTTCCCTTTCTAGAAGCACAAATTGCCATTATCAATCCAACTTTCATCATCACCTTAGGCAGTGTTCCGACTAGCTATTTCCTCAATACCAAAGAACCGATTAGCAAAATTCGAGGTATCTGGCAGGAATGGAGGGGTGGCAAAAAAATATTTCCCATGTTTCATCCCAGTTTTCTCCTCCGTTATAATGATCGTTCCCGGGGTTCACCCCGGTATCTTACCTGGGAAGATATCAAAGAAGTGAAAAGGAACTATGATTTAATTCGCCATAGTACCCAAAGTTGAAATTCAATTTTTTTGCTATAATATATAAGAGTAAAGTACTTAGTTTTTAGTTTTTCTTTAAATTATTCTATAATTGTATTTTTAAGTATCCTAAAACTTTCTTATCTTTAATTACGTAAAAAATAATAAACGGGAATACATAAAATTGTAAGAGTGTTTTCGAAAAAGATAGCTTTTGATAAAATAGTTTGTTTTATTGGTTACTTATCATACTCCATAAGGGGTGGTTTTATATGTTATACAGAATAAACACGTCGTATGAGGGAGGTTCATAATATGGGTTACTTTGATTCTATAAAAGCCTTTACCGCTGAACAGGTCGTTAAAGCAATGGTTAGTTCTTTACGAAACTCCTCCGACGAATCAATTATCCGTTTAACTTATTTAGCTGAAAAACTAACACCAATTGAGTATTATCGTGACCAGATTCGTGGACTTCGCCAGATGTTTGAGGAAAAAAGACCTCAAATATTTTTGGCACGGCGAGTACTTCAAGAAATTCATCCCAACGTGAGACGAAAACTTATTGAAAATCTCATCTGTAAAAGCATTCTTTTAGGAGTTCCTAAAAGGCAAAAAATTGAAAAGGAATTAGGCTGTCAAGTACCTATGTTTTTTGTAGTGAGTCCAAGTATGCGTTGTAACCTCAACTGTTATGGATGTTATGCCGGCGAATATCGCAAAGAAAGCGATATGCCAATAGAAGTCCTTGACAGAATTTTTACTGAGGCTAATGAACTGGGCATGAATTTCCTCACCATTTCTGGTGGAGAACCTTTTCTCCGCAAAGAACAAATTGATCTAATGGAAAAACACAGCGAACTCTCCTTCCAAGTTTATACTAATGGAACTCTTATAGATCGAGATATGGCAAAGCGTTTAGCTCAAATGGGTAATGTTTATCCTGCCATCAGTGTTGAGGGTTACGAAGCTGAAACTGATGCTCGGCGCGGCAAAGGTACTTACAAGAAAATTATGAATGCTATGGAAGCTCTTCGTGATGAAGGAACACTCTTTGGATTTTCCATCACTGCCACCCGAAATAACACTGAATTGGTTTGTAGTGACGAATTTATGGATGGTTTAATCAACAAAGGAGCGAGTTTTGGTTGGTACTTTACCTATGTCCCAATTGGGAAAAAACCAGACATGAATCTCATGCCAACACCTGAACAACGTCTTCATCTCCGTAATCAGGTTCACCATCTACGATATGACAAACCAGTTTTCATCGGTGATTTTTGGAATGATGGACCATACGTTGGTGGTTGTCTCGCCGGTGGTCGACGATATTTCCACATCAACAATGCTGGTGATGTTGAACCTTGTGTATTTTGTCATTTCACTGTTGACAACATCAAGAATAAAAGTTTGAAAGAGGTTTTTTCTTCTCCATTCTTCCGGGCTATTCAAGAAAACCAACCATATGATAATAATTTAATGCGCCCCTGTATGTTGATCGATGTTCCTGAAGTACTTCGGGATGTAGTAGAAAAATATGGGGCAAGACCCAGCCATGAAGGTGCTGACAGTCTTGTCAAAGATCTGAAAGAGGATATCGATAAATATTCTCAAGCTTTTAAAGATTTATCCGATCCATACTGGGAGGAAAACTACAAAGGAACCATCTATTACAAAGATTATAAAACTGAAAGAAAAGAGTACCTCGAGAAACTAAAAGAGACTCCAGTCCCTAAATCCCATAAGGAGAAAGCAAAAGTCTAAATATAAAAAAAGCCTCCCTTTTTAGGGAGGCTTTTTTTATTGATAATATTAAATTATCAAAGGTTTAATTCCCGATTAGCCTGGATAACCGCTTCTTTCATTTCTTCTCGATAAGCTTTTATTCTATCTTTTAACTGAGAATTTTGAAGGGCTAAAATCTCAGTTGCTAAGATAGCTGCATTTTTTGCACCGCTTACTCCTATCCCCACGCAGGCACAGGGTATGCCAGCCGGCATTTGAACAATGGAAAATAATGCGTCCAATCCTAAAAGTGAGGAAGAATCGAGAGGGACACCAATAACTGGACACACTGCACGGGCAGCCAAAACTCCGGGGAGATGAGCCGCATATCCAGCCATAGCTATAAGAACCTGGATATGATTCTCTTCTACTAATTGTAATATTTCATCAATTTTTTCCGGAGTTCGATGGGCAGAAGCGATAAAAAGTCGATGCTCTATTTCAAACTTATCAAGAAGTTCAATACACTTCGAGGCATAATTGATATCATGTTTACTTCCAATAACCACATAAACCGACATAGCTATTCCTCCCTACGAAAAGCACGATATCCAATATCTTTACGATAATATATATTTTCAAAACCGATTTTCCCAACCGCCAAATAGGCATTGTAGGCTGCATTTTTAAGAGTATCACCAAAGGCGCACACATTTAATACTCTCCCACCAGCTGTTAAAATTTGATTATCTCTTCTCTGGGTACCGGCATGAAAAACCAGTACCTTTCCCTGTGGTTCATTGGGAAAATCCTCTAAACCATTAATCTTCTTCCCAATTTCATAGTTTCCCGGATAACCACGACTGGTCAAAACCACCCCCAAAAGGTTTTGAGTATCCACTTCAAGTTTAACCTCTGACAGCGAGCTCCGGTAAAGAGCCATATTTAAGTCTAGCCAATCATTCTTAAGCCGGGGTAAGACCACTTGGGTTTCAGGATCTCCCAAACGAACATTAAATTCCAAAACATGGACCTCAGAATGATGGGTAATCATCAAACCCAGATAGACAACTCCCCGATAATCCAGTTTTTCTTGCTGAATTCCTTCAATAAATGGATGAATGATGCTTATTTCAATTTTTTTCAATATTTGATCGGTGATCAGTGGAGCTGGAGAATAAGCACCCATCCCCCCGGTATTGGGTCCTACATCACTATCTCCAATTCTTTTATGGTCCTGGGAAGAAGGAAGAACACAGTAGGACTTTCCATCGAAAAGAAACATAATTGTCGCTTCTTCTCCTTCAAGACATTCTTCTATAATAATCTGATTCCCGGCATCTCCAAATATTTTACCAACCATCAAATCAACAACAACGTCCCTGGCTTCTTCTTCATCTTCAACAATAAAAACTCCTTTCCCAGCTGCTAAGCCATCAGCCTTGATGACCAAAGGGAAATTTAAACCAGATTTGAGATAAGAAATAACCGAATCAAAACGATTAAAAACTTCAAACTGGGCAGTTGGAATTTTATATTTTTTCATAAATTCCTTGGCGTATACCTTACTTGATTCCAGTCGAGCGGCATTCTGATTGGGACCAACTATTGCCAATCCCTCGGTTTTAAATAAATCAACTACTCCCTTAGCCAATGGAGCTTCGGGACCAATCAAGGTAAGGCTTATCTCTTTTTCTTTAGCAAATTGAACCATATCTTGAAGAGTGTTCAAGGTATAACAAATCCCTAGTGAACTCATGCCCCCATTTCCGGGTACGCAATATAATTCTTTTACCTCTGGATTTTGCATAACTTTCCAGGCAATGCAGTGTTCTCTTCCTCCACTTCCAATCAACATGACTTTCATAAAATTCACCCCTTTACCCTAACCGTTCTTCCCTGAACCATAAGCTTATCTTCCAACAGCATTTTAATCGCTTGGCAATAGATTTCATGTTCTTTCTCAAGTATTGACTGGGAAAGTGATTCTACCGTATCGTTATCTTTGATTAGAACCGGAGCTTGGAGAATAATAGGCCCGGAATCCATCCCTTCGTCTACAAAGTGAACTGTACATCCACTCACTTTTACTCCATATTCCAAAGCTTGTTTTTGAGCATCTAAACCAGGGAAAGCCGGTAAGAGAGAAGGATGGATATTGAGAATCCGATAATAAAATTGAGAAATAATAGCTTTCCCAACGATCCGCATATAACCGGCCAGACAGATGATTGATGGATTTTCCTTTTTTAAAACTTTTAAGAGTTCATCTTCATAGGCTTTTTTCCCGGTAAAACTTTTAAAATCGAGAACCAAAGTTGGTATTTTCGCCTTTTGAGCCCTGATTAAAGCGAAAGCATCAGGATTGTCGCTAATCACTAAGGTTATTTTTCCAGGGATGAAACCGGATTGAGTTGCATCGATGATGGCTTGAAGATTGGTTCCTCTTCCTGAAGCCATAACAACAATATTTTTTTCAATCATTCCATTTCACCCCTTCCCGATCTAATATAACTTCCCCAATCAGATAGGCGTTTTCACCATTTTCATTGAGTAGATGGAGAGTTTTATCAATTTCAGATTTTTCAATGATCAAAATCATTCCTACTCCCATATTAAAAGTTCGCCACATTTCGGTTTCTGGTATTTTTCCAATTTTCTGTAGAAAAGAGAAGATTTCAGGGATGTGTATTTCATTCTTGAAGAGCGATACACCATGGTGTTGAGGAAGGATGCGGGGTACATTTTCCACAATTCCACCTCCAGTAATATGAGCTATTCCCCGAACCGATACTTCCTTTAGTAATTTTAAAACGCTCTTAACATAAATTCGGGTTGGCTTCAACAACTCTCGGGCTAAGTCAAGGTCACCAACCACTTGATCGTATTGAATGTGGTTCCAATCTAAAACCTTTCTTACTAAAGAAAATCCATTGCTATGAAGACCTGATGAGGCTAAAGCAATAACCCCATCCCCATTTTGAATACTATGTCCATCTATCAGGTGATCTTCTAAAACCGATCCGACCGCAAATCCAGCTAAGTCATAGTCATTATCTTGGTACATACCCGGCATTTCAGCGGTCTCTCCCCCCAATAAAGCACATCCAGCTAATTGGCACCCTTGCACAATTCCTGAAATAACTCTTTCCAGAATATTCGAATGTAATTTCCCACAAGCAAAATAATCAAGAAAAAACCAGGGTTCGGCACCAGTACAAAGAATATCGTTCACACACATAGCTACCAGATCGATACCAATAGAATCGTGAACCCCCAGATGAATAGCAATCTTTAATTTGGTCCCGACACCGTCGGTACTGGCAACTAAACAAGGATGGTTTTTCCCTTTTTCTCCCATACAAAAAACTCCAGAAAAACCTCCGATATCGGTAATAACCTCGGACCTTCGGGTAGACTTTACCAAGGTTTTTATTTTTTCAACTGTCGTATTGGCTAAATCAACATTTACACCGGCTTTTTGATAAGTCCATCCTTCAGTCACTCTTGATCCTCCTCATTTAAACCAGCATTTTTAAAAATATAATCAACTGAATGAAGAAAATGCTGGTAGTCAAAAAGCTTTTTGATTTCTTCTTTAGAAAGATACTTCTTCAATTCATCGTCTTGAAGTAAAATATCCTGAAATGAGGTTTGGGGATCTTCCCATGTTGTCAACGCTGAACGCTGAACAATTTTATAAGCATCCTCTCGACTTAACCCCTTCTTAATTAATTCAAGGAGAATCCGTTCCGAAAAAACCAAACCACGATTGGACTCTAAATTCTTTTTCATATTCTCGGGGAAAATTCGTAAATTATCCAATAATCGACAAAATGTAATAAGTAAATAATCACAGAGTATACAACAATCGGGAATAATGATGCGTTCTGCTGAAGAATGAGAAATATCCCGTTCATGCCAAAGTGGAATATTCTCCATCGCAACTATTAGATTTCCTCTTAAAACTCGACTTAAACCACATATTTGTTCTCCGGTGATGGGATTTTTTTTATGGGGCATAGCCGATGATCCTTTTTGTCCTGAAGAAAAGCCTTCTTCAACTTCTCGGATCTCGGTTCTTTGCAAGCTTCTTAGCTCCAAAGCAAACTTTTCCAAGGATGTCCCAATCATGGCCATTGCCCAAACCAATTCGGCATAACGGTCTCTTTGGATAATCTGGGTAGAAACTTCCGCCGGTTTTAAACCCAATTTTTCACAAACATATTGTTCTACAAAGGGTGGAATATTCGCATAATTCCCTACTGCTCCAGAAATTTTTCCAACCCTTATATTTTCACGGGCTTCAATTAATCGATGGTAATTTCTTTGCATTTCGGTATACCACATGGCCATTTTTAGCCCAAAGGTGGTTGGTTCAGCGTGAATCCCATGGGTCCGTCCCACCATGAGAGTGTTTCGATACTTTATTGCTTTTTGTTTGATGGAACTGAGAGCCTTTCGGCAGTCTTCAAGAAGTAAATCGGCTGCTTCTTTCATTAGAAATGCTTGGGCAGTATCCAGCATATCGGATGATGTCATACCAAAATGAATAAAACGGGATTCTAAACCGCATTGTTCGGTTAAACTAGTAAGAAAGGCAATGACATCGTGGCGAGTGATGTTTTCAATTGCTTTCATACGATCAAGAGAGAGAGTAACCTGATTAGTAATCTTTTTATATTCATCCTGAGACAATAATCCTAGTTTAACCCAAGCTTCCAAAGCGAACATTTCAACTTTTAACCAAACTTGAGCCCGGTGTTCTTCATCCCAAATTTTACTCATTTCCTGTCGACTGTAACGTTCAATCATTCTGACTTACTCCTTTCTTGAATATTTCCACAACGGGGACAATATCGTGCTTGGGCATCGATATATTTCCCGCAAGACTGGCATTGTTTACGAGGTGGCTGTCCCATTTCTCGGTATAGTGCTTCTCGAACTTGATCGATTTCATCTTCAATCGAAAGAATCTCCTGGACGTCTTCTTTTAGATCTTCTCTTTCCAGTTCTTTATTGTGAAGTAGTTGGAACACTTTTTTCCCAAGACTTAGAAATCCCTGATCTTTTTCTCCGGCAAGAGAGCGAAGATGAATTTTTAGTCGAAAGATATTCCAATAATTTTTCAAAGCCTCTCCCTCCAGCATCATAATCACTAGCTTTATTTTGCTTGTCATTTTAGCATATTTTTATCCA harbors:
- a CDS encoding Uracil DNA glycosylase superfamily protein — protein: MSYQKSKKEQLLEEIRQEVNSCHLCPLANNRTHTVFGDGNPDAVLMFIGEGPGEEEDRTGSPFVGRAGKLLTQILKSVNITREEVFIANMVKCRPPGNRNPESQEIDVCFPFLEAQIAIINPTFIITLGSVPTSYFLNTKEPISKIRGIWQEWRGGKKIFPMFHPSFLLRYNDRSRGSPRYLTWEDIKEVKRNYDLIRHSTQS
- a CDS encoding R3H domain protein — encoded protein: MDEKHHYGVVDNLDKLFLVLPEHILKALEEKENSDELIEIVMDLGRSPEARFTNGFCVLIESPVERSDIEYTLGRVGMFTRDNRAGIERTLHRISCIRNRVGNVVGLTLRVGRAVYGTIDIVRDIIVSGKNILFLGPPGVGKTTKLREVARVLSDEFQKRVIVVDTSNEIAGDGDIPHPAIGRARRMQVPSPERQHDVMIEAVENHMPEVIIVDEIGREEEARACRTIAERGVQLIATAHGNSLRNLLLNPTLTDLVGGIQSVILSDEESRRRGTQKAVLERKAIPTFDVVVELRDRDILGVYRNTAEAVDVLLRNYDPRPEVRKKTKDGAIEVIKEIEEFETVEGVYNLSDWNHPQYSEGKMLRVFLFAVSRNYMERAITQLKATLEVVEDINEADIVLTLKSRYRKKTNRLREAENRGMPVHVIRSNTYSQVLRFVKDLFGLSDSFEKSGETGLIEAEKAARQVLRENEPIELTPRNAFVRRLQHKIAERYNLFSQSIGEEPFRRVTIYPRNLDDNR
- the dnaX_2 gene encoding DNA polymerase III subunit tau translates to MSWSEICGHKLQKQFFQRVFQNQSQSHSYLFSGPEGIGKTTFAFEIARLFNCEHPSNDGSCGSCQNCRLINAGTHPDVILLSPRENKILVEDVRDFIFRLGLQRVYGKFRIGIVESTELFSKEEIQNCLLKTVEEPPENSIIILLTSQVQILLPTLLSRCQRIHFQLLNQESIKKFIKKKYNLTDQKAGDIAEQSLGRLRNAFDLAEGNQPLIEKSFFLWDWITGENEIFSLGSWFIENKDKIIEIFSQLEWYLRDIMIFQFIGRDGERILSHSGFKKRIVDDSNRLSPRIISRFILEIEQLEKDLKSNLNYDTTLLHFVLMVREELNSAPCCRNQV
- the tmk gene encoding Thymidylate kinase is translated as MRHFPGLFITFEGIEGTGKSTHAKHLFAFLKEKRYPVLFTVEPGGTEIGNQIRSILLHPQTGEVDAVTELFLFEASRREHVLQVIQPALQIGKIVLCVRFCDSTIAYQGYGRGLSVEMIQYLNSLATNGLVPDLTLLLDIDPEEGLRRSFHHTAPQELRFEEEFMKKKDVLDSIRRGFFKIAEGEPNRFQVISTVESKDVVFERIKNYVLAAIQDKKRRNVP
- the purD gene encoding Phosphoribosylamine--glycine ligase; its protein translation is MKVMLIGSGGREHCIAWKVMQNPEVKELYCVPGNGGMSSLGICYTLNTLQDMVQFAKEKEISLTLIGPEAPLAKGVVDLFKTEGLAIVGPNQNAARLESSKVYAKEFMKKYKIPTAQFEVFNRFDSVISYLKSGLNFPLVIKADGLAAGKGVFIVEDEEEARDVVVDLMVGKIFGDAGNQIIIEECLEGEEATIMFLFDGKSYCVLPSSQDHKRIGDSDVGPNTGGMGAYSPAPLITDQILKKIEISIIHPFIEGIQQEKLDYRGVVYLGLMITHHSEVHVLEFNVRLGDPETQVVLPRLKNDWLDLNMALYRSSLSEVKLEVDTQNLLGVVLTSRGYPGNYEIGKKINGLEDFPNEPQGKVLVFHAGTQRRDNQILTAGGRVLNVCAFGDTLKNAAYNAYLAVGKIGFENIYYRKDIGYRAFRREE
- the purE gene encoding N5-carboxyaminoimidazole ribonucleotide mutase; the protein is MSVYVVIGSKHDINYASKCIELLDKFEIEHRLFIASAHRTPEKIDEILQLVEENHIQVLIAMAGYAAHLPGVLAARAVCPVIGVPLDSSSLLGLDALFSIVQMPAGIPCACVGIGVSGAKNAAILATEILALQNSQLKDRIKAYREEMKEAVIQANRELNL
- a CDS encoding Calcineurin-like phosphoesterase superfamily domain protein, with product MVLFFYSPFLLVKDYHLGIKFILSCFKNLYYLSNINPLGIINGMKILAVSDHIDPRVYSNLCRERFQNVSCVISCGDLPEHYLDFIVSCLNVPLFFVHGNHDPSAGKKSLAGGYNLDGKVINFQGILLAGLEGSLWYNGNIHQYSQRAMYQKYLALLPQLYWAKMRYHRYLDVLVTHSPPGGIHESDDPVHKGFKVFNHMIKKFQPRFHLHGHTHLYDRNQSYQDPLYQTIVINCYNYRIIDLGRGKDVRDFSISGVKSRV
- a CDS encoding pyrroloquinoline quinone biosynthesis protein PqqE yields the protein MGYFDSIKAFTAEQVVKAMVSSLRNSSDESIIRLTYLAEKLTPIEYYRDQIRGLRQMFEEKRPQIFLARRVLQEIHPNVRRKLIENLICKSILLGVPKRQKIEKELGCQVPMFFVVSPSMRCNLNCYGCYAGEYRKESDMPIEVLDRIFTEANELGMNFLTISGGEPFLRKEQIDLMEKHSELSFQVYTNGTLIDRDMAKRLAQMGNVYPAISVEGYEAETDARRGKGTYKKIMNAMEALRDEGTLFGFSITATRNNTELVCSDEFMDGLINKGASFGWYFTYVPIGKKPDMNLMPTPEQRLHLRNQVHHLRYDKPVFIGDFWNDGPYVGGCLAGGRRYFHINNAGDVEPCVFCHFTVDNIKNKSLKEVFSSPFFRAIQENQPYDNNLMRPCMLIDVPEVLRDVVEKYGARPSHEGADSLVKDLKEDIDKYSQAFKDLSDPYWEENYKGTIYYKDYKTERKEYLEKLKETPVPKSHKEKAKV